A single region of the Populus nigra chromosome 2, ddPopNigr1.1, whole genome shotgun sequence genome encodes:
- the LOC133682198 gene encoding LIM domain-containing protein PLIM2b-like, which yields MAFTGTLDKCKACDKTVYFVDMMSLEGVPYHKSCFKCSHCKGTLVMSNYSSMDGVLYCKTHFEQLFKEGGDFSKNFQKGKPERTHDLSRIPSKLSSVFCGTQDKCSACGKTVYPLEKVTMEGECYHKTCFRCAHGGCPLTHSSYAALDGVLYCKVHFAQLFMEKGTYSHVLASAAHKRSNSTPPELAESNPEEGAAVEEEKSGEQS from the exons aTGGCATTCACGGGAACCCTGGATAAGTGCAAGGCTTGTGATAAGActgtttattttgttgatatgaTGTCTCTTGAAGGGGTGCCTTATCATAAATCCTGCTTCAAATGCAGCCACTGCAAAGGAACTCTTGTG ATGAGCAACTACTCATCCATGGATGGAGTCCTCTACTGCAAGACTCATTTTGAGCAACTTTTCAAGGAGGGTGGAGATTTCAGCAAGAATTTTCAGAAAG GGAAGCCCGAGAGGACTCATGACCTG TCGAGGATCCCCAGCAAACTATCTTCAGTGTTCTGTGGAACCCAAGACAAATGCTCCGCTTGCGGCAAAACAGTGTACCCATTGGAGAAG GTTACCATGGAGGGAGAATGTTACCACAAGACATGCTTCAGGTGTGCTCATGGTGGATGTCCACTCACACATTCATCTTATGCTGCTCTTGATGGAGTCCTCTACTGCAAGGTCCACTTCGCTCAGCTCTTCATGGAAAAGGGAACCTACAGCCATGTCCTTGCATCAGCTGCACACAAGAGATCAAATTCCACACCTCCTGAACTGGCCGAGTCAAACCCAGAGGAAGGAGCTGCTGTGGAGGAGGAAAAGTCAGGAGAGCAATCTTAA
- the LOC133682222 gene encoding K(+) efflux antiporter 2, chloroplastic-like has protein sequence MEFACNFQQTNAFYRTQGTDYRVSNGLHSRFRYRSYGYNDVDLKIVSRERPSKKLKKSVLAYGGGRGIRSHLRVGGYSSDPLFCNFIDGFKGLRSVKLGCQGNDSLAYIDGNGRNVENGEGNDESLRAGSNSGFGEGDGRGEKEVETGVVVEALNLDELKELLHKATRDLEVAQLNSTMFEEKAQSISETAIALQDEAESAWNDVNSTLDMIQDIVNEEGVAKEAAQKATMALSLAEARLKVAVESIKAMKERVDSLEGSGESDAENDGKEDYETILAAQNDIRDCQANLANCEAELRRLQSKKEALQNEVSVLNEKAEKAQMNALKAEEDVANIMLLAEQAVAFELEATQRVNDAEIALKKAEKSLASSRVDIQETARGYVSGDEAVIEEQKMGGGSASDVEKERDMTVNGDVLVGEPSIDRLSDKTSQSTEELYLSDDSSDHENGKLSLDSNKDTEAEAEKSKSGDQTKKQEIQKDLTWESSSSPLSAPKALLMKSSRFFSASFFSFSGDETEVTAASVFQGLMESARKQLPQLVLGLLLFGTGFAFYSNRVERSPQMLQQSDIVTTSIEEVSSNAKPLIRHIQKLPKRVKKLIAMLPHQEMNEEEASLFDVLWLLLASVIFVPIFQKIPGGSPVLGYLAAGILIGPYGLSIIRHVHGTKAIAEFGVVFLLFNIGLELSVERLSSMKKYVFGLGSAQVLVTAVVVGLVAHFVSGLPGPASIVIGNGLALSSTAVVLQVLQERGESTSRHGRATFSVLLFQDLAVVVLLILIPLISPNSSKGGVGFQAIAEALGMAAVKAAVAITAIIAGGRLLLRPIYKQIAENQNAEIFSANTLLVILGTSLLTARAGLSMALGAFLAGLLLAETEFSLQVESDIAPYRGLLLGLFFMTVGMSIDPKLLVSNFPVIMGSLGLLIGGKTVLVALVGRVFGVSIISAIRVGLLLAPGGEFAFVAFGEAVNQGIMSPQLSSLLFLVVGISMAMTPWLAAGGQLIASRFEQHDVRSLLPVESETDDLQDHIIICGFGRVGQIIAQLLSERLIPFVALDVRSDRVAAGRALDLPVYFGDAGSREVLHKIGAERACAAAITLDTPGANYRTVWALSKYFPNVKTFVRAHDVDHGLNLEKAGASAVVPETLEPSLQLAAAVLAQAKLPMSEIAATINEFRTRHLSELTELCESSGSSLGYGFSRVMTKPKTQSLDSSDENQFSEGTLAI, from the exons ATGGAGTTCGCGTGTAATTTTCAGCAAACAAATGCATTTTACAGAACACAAGGTACTGATTATAGGGTGTCCAATGGGTTACATTCGAGATTTAGATATAGAAGTTATGGGTATAATGATGTTGATTTGAAGATTGTTTCGAGAGAAAGACcttcaaagaaattaaagaagagTGTTCTTGCATATGGTGGTGGTCGTGGAATTCGTAGTCATTTGCGTGTTGGCGGGTATTCAAGTGATCCGTTGTTTTGCAACTTTATTGATGGATTTAAGGGATTGAGAAGTGTTAAGTTGGGGTGTCAAGGTAATGATTCGTTAGCATATATTGATGGGAATGGTAGAAATGTAGAAAATGGAGAGGGTAACGATGAGAGCTTGAGAGCAGGGTCTAATAGTGGCTTTGGAGAGGGGGATGGAAGAGGAGAAAAAGAAGTGGAGACTGGGGTGGTGGTGGAGGCGCTGAATTTGGATGAGTTGAAGGAATTGTTACACAAAGCGACGAGGGATTTGGAAGTTGCACAGCTTAATAGTACGATGTTTGAGGAAAAGGCGCAAAGTATATCAGAAACTGCAATAGCTTTGCAAGATGAGGCTGAAAGTGCTTGGAATGATGTTAACTCAACACTTGATATGATTCAGGATATTGTGAACGAGGAGGGTGTTGCTAAAGAAGCTGCTCAAAAAGCAACAATGGCTCTTTCTTTGGCTGAGGCAAGGCTTAAGGTGGCAGTGGAGTCAATAaaagctatgaaagaaagggttGATTCATTGGAGGGTTCTGGAGAGAGTGATGCGGAAAATGATGGTAAAGAAGATTATGAGACAATTTTGGCTGCTCAGAATGATATCAGGGATTGCCAGGCAAATTTGGCAAATTGTGAAGCAGAGTTGAGGCGCTTGCAAAGTAAAAAGGAAGCATTGCAAAATGAAGTAAGCGTGTTGAATGAGAAAGCTGAGAAAGCACAAATGAATGCTTTGAAAGCAGAGGAGGATGTTGCAAACATTATGCTTCTAGCTGAGCAAGCTGTTGCCTTTGAACTTGAGGCTACTCAACGAGTGAATGATGCAGagattgcattaaaaaaagcaGAGAAATCGCTCGCTAGTTCTCGTGTTGATATCCAGGAAACAGCCCGGGGGTATGTATCTGGTGATGAGGCTGTAATCGAGGAGCAGAAGATGGGTGGAGGAAGTGCTTCTGATgttgagaaagaaagagatatgACTGTAAATGGTGATGTTTTAGTTGGCGAGCCTTCAATAGATAGACTATCTGATAAAACTAGCCAGAGTACTGAAGAGCTATATCTATCCGATGATTCTAGTGACCATGAGAATGGAAAATTGAGCTTGGACTCTAATAAAGATACTGAAGCAGAAGCTGAAAAGTCAAAAAGCGGCGATCAAACAAAAAAGCAGGAAATACAGAAGGACTTGACCTGGGAGAGTTCATCTTCACCTCTCAGCGCTCCCAAGGCATTGTTGATGAAATCTTCTCGTTTCTTTTCTGCATCCTTCTTCTCTTTCAGTGGAGATGAGACAGAGGTGACAGCAGCATCGGTTTTTCAGGGCCTCATGGAGTCTGCAAGAAAGCAATTGCCCCAACTTGTTCTTGGCCTATTGCTGTTTGGAACAGG ATTTGCCTTCTACTCTAATCGAGTGGAGAGGAGTCCTCAGATGCTTCAACAATCAGATATTGTCACGACTAGCATTGAAGAAGTTTCATCAAATGCAAAGCCTCTGATTCGACATATTCAGAAACTCCCGAAGAGAGTCAAAAAACTAATTGCAATGCTTCCTCATCAAGAG ATGAATGAAGAGGAAGCATCTCTCTTTGATGTTTTGTGGTTGCTGCTTGCTAGTGTTATTTTTGTGCCtatatttcagaaaattccTGGAG GCAGTCCTGTCCTTGGATACCTGGCTGCTGGCATCTTGATTGGCCCTTATGGTCTCTCTATCATCCGTCATGTGCATGGTACAAAGGCGATTGCTGAATTTGGAGTTGTTTTCTTGCTATTCAATATTGGCCTTGAG CTCTCTGTTGAAAGGCTCAGTTCCATGAAGAAATATGTTTTTGGATTAGGCTCCGCTCAG GTCTTGGTGACAGCAGTGGTTGTTGGTTTGGTCGCACATTTTGTTTCTGGGCTGCCTGGTCCTGCTTCAATTGTCATTGGAAATGGCCTGGCACTATCTTCCACTGCTGTTGTTCTACAG GTGTTGCAAGAGCGAGGTGAGAGCACATCACGTCATGGACGTGCTACTTTCTCTGTCCTACTATTCCAG GATTTGGCTGTTGTGGTGTTGCTAATACTCATACCCCTTATTTCACCAAATTCATCCAAAGGAGGG GTTGGTTTTCAAGCAATTGCTGAAGCTCTTGGGATGGCAGCTGTCAAGGCAGCAGTTGCCATCACTGCGATAATTGCTGGTGGAAGATTG CTGCTTCGaccaatttataaacaaattgcagaaaatcaaaatgcagaGATATTCTCAGCCAACACACTTCTTGTTATTCTGGGGACCAGTCTCCTTACAGCCAGG GCTGGACTTTCCATGGCGTTAGGGGCTTTTCTGGCTGGTTTGCTTCTTGCGGAAACTGAATTTTCCTTGCAGGTTGAATCAGATATCGCCCCATATCGCGGGCTTCTATTGGGTCTTTTTTTCATGACG GTTGGAATGTCTATTGACCCAAAACTTCTGGTTTCAAATTTTCCTGTCATTATGGGATCATTAGGACTTTTAATTGGTGGCAAGACCGTGTTGGTTGCTTTAGTTGGCAGGGTTTTTGGTGTTTCAATTATATCTGCAATAAGGGTTGGTCTTCTTCTTGCTCCGGGTGGAGAATTTGCATTTGTTGCATTTGGTGAAGCTGTTAATCAG GGTATAATGTCTCCTCAGTTATCATCTTTATTGTTTCTTGTGGTGGGGATCTCAATGGCCATGACGCCATGGCTAGCTGCTGGCGGCCAGTTAATAGCCTCTCGCTTTGAGCAGCATGATGTTCGTAGTTTGTTACCAGTTGAGAGTGAG ACAGATGATTTGCAGGATCATATTATTATCTGTGGATTTGGACGTGTTGGCCAG ATTATAGCGCAGCTTCTCTCAGAACGATTAATTCCATTTGTTGCTCTTGATGTGAGGAG TGATAGAGTGGCAGCAGGCCGTGCCCTGGATCTTCCTGTGTATTTTGGAGATGCTGGTAGTCGAGAG GTCCTCCATAAAATCGGTGCTGAAAGAGCATGTGCTGCAGCAATAACTCTAGATACACCTGGTGCAAATTATAGAACTGTCTGGGCTCTAAGCAAGTACTTTCCCAATGTGAAGACATTTGTCCGTGCTCATGATGTTGATCATGGCCTTAATTTGGAGAAGGCTGGTGCTTCAGCT GTTGTCCCCGAAACGTTGGAACCAAGTCTACAGTTGGCTGCTGCTGTTCTTGCACAG GCTAAACTGCCCATGTCAGAGATTGCAGCCACCATCAATGAATTTAGAACCCGCCATTTGTCTGAGCTTACTGAG CTATGTGAAAGTAGTGGAAGTTCTCTTGGGTATGGATTTTCTCGTGTCATGACTAAACCCAAAACGCAGTCCTTGGATTCTTCAGATGAAAACCAATTCAGTGAAGGAACATTAGCAATATGA